Proteins encoded by one window of Streptomyces clavuligerus:
- a CDS encoding NAD(P)/FAD-dependent oxidoreductase — protein MTTNAKQHTRQKRNVVVLGAGYGGLLAALRLAPHARVTLVDPADHFTERVRLHELTGTRPTVTHPLARLLHGTGIRHTAHRATALDPAARTVTTDDGHHHPYDRLVYALGSRTPDVTGEHVYTAESADRLRKRLQDRPGTLAVVGGGLTGIEMAAEIAEAHPDWTVRLLSAGQVAAGHTPRGRDHVRTVLAGLGVRVEEDRRVDDPDSLAADAVVWSAAMTPRTSLAAAAGLTLDPRTSRIAVDSTLRAIGHPEIYAVGDAAAAHSGPAGPLRMGCATALPTGFHAASAIIAEGRGRRPGTLDFRYAVQCLSLGRTEGLIQFVNADDSPRDRILTGRAAVLVKEQVVRSTVRTLRLARRAPGLLPSLPGLG, from the coding sequence ATGACCACCAACGCGAAGCAGCACACCCGGCAGAAGCGGAACGTCGTCGTCCTTGGCGCCGGATACGGCGGACTCCTGGCCGCGCTCCGGCTCGCCCCGCACGCCCGGGTGACCCTCGTCGACCCCGCCGACCACTTCACCGAACGGGTACGCCTCCACGAACTCACCGGCACGCGCCCCACCGTCACCCACCCCCTCGCCCGGCTGCTGCACGGCACCGGAATCCGCCATACCGCCCACCGCGCCACCGCCCTCGACCCCGCCGCCCGCACGGTCACCACCGACGACGGCCACCACCACCCCTACGACCGCCTGGTCTACGCCCTCGGCAGCCGCACCCCCGACGTCACCGGCGAACACGTCTACACCGCCGAGTCCGCCGACCGCCTCCGCAAGCGGCTCCAGGACCGCCCCGGCACCCTGGCCGTCGTCGGCGGCGGCCTCACCGGCATCGAGATGGCCGCCGAGATCGCCGAGGCCCACCCCGACTGGACCGTCCGGCTGCTCTCCGCCGGACAGGTCGCGGCGGGCCACACCCCCCGGGGCCGGGACCATGTCCGCACCGTCCTCGCCGGACTGGGCGTCCGGGTGGAGGAGGACCGACGGGTGGACGACCCGGACTCCCTGGCCGCCGACGCCGTCGTCTGGTCCGCCGCGATGACACCCCGCACCTCCCTCGCCGCGGCCGCCGGACTCACACTCGACCCGCGCACCTCCCGCATCGCCGTCGACAGCACCCTCCGAGCGATCGGCCACCCCGAGATCTACGCGGTCGGCGACGCGGCAGCCGCCCACTCGGGCCCGGCCGGACCCCTGCGCATGGGCTGCGCCACCGCCCTCCCCACCGGTTTCCACGCGGCCTCCGCGATCATCGCCGAGGGCCGTGGCCGCCGCCCCGGGACGCTGGACTTCCGCTATGCGGTGCAGTGCCTGAGCCTCGGCCGCACCGAGGGACTGATCCAGTTCGTGAACGCCGACGACAGTCCCCGCGACCGCATCCTGACCGGCCGGGCCGCGGTCCTCGTCAAGGAACAGGTCGTCCGCTCCACCGTCCGCACCCTCCGCCTCGCCCGGCGTGCCCCGGGCCTCCTCCCCTCCCTCCCGGGCCTCGGCTGA
- the sigJ gene encoding RNA polymerase sigma factor SigJ, with protein MAEQAEFEQERSRLWGIAYRITGSVADAEDAVQDAWLRWQALPDGAADSPRAYLTTVVSRLCYDRLTSARARRETYTGTWLPEPVVTQDGPEERVTLDESVGTALLTVLERLTPAERTAFVLHDVFAVPFGEIAEAVGRTPEAVRRLASRARHRVRDEAPRRTVDRAEHRRAVDAFLAAAAGADFGGLLDILDPDVVWRSDGGGKVIAARLPVTGREKVAHFIEHVVRRDLVDRVRIVVRDINGAPGAIAVDRESGVLATYAFTVDQGRITSIDAVLNPDKLSHIAPDALH; from the coding sequence ATGGCCGAGCAGGCCGAGTTCGAGCAGGAACGCAGCCGACTGTGGGGCATCGCGTACCGGATCACCGGATCGGTGGCCGACGCCGAGGACGCCGTCCAGGACGCGTGGCTGCGCTGGCAGGCGCTCCCGGACGGCGCGGCGGACAGCCCCCGGGCCTATCTGACGACCGTGGTCAGCCGCCTCTGCTACGACCGGCTCACCTCCGCCCGCGCCCGCCGCGAGACCTACACCGGCACCTGGCTGCCCGAACCGGTCGTGACCCAGGACGGCCCCGAGGAACGGGTGACGCTGGACGAGTCGGTCGGCACCGCCCTGCTCACCGTGCTGGAACGCCTCACCCCCGCCGAACGCACCGCCTTCGTCCTCCACGACGTGTTCGCCGTCCCGTTCGGGGAGATCGCCGAGGCCGTCGGCCGCACCCCCGAAGCCGTCCGCCGGCTCGCCTCCCGCGCCCGCCACCGGGTCCGGGACGAGGCCCCGCGCCGCACGGTGGACCGGGCCGAGCACCGTCGCGCCGTCGACGCCTTCCTCGCCGCCGCCGCCGGTGCCGACTTCGGCGGGCTCCTCGACATCCTCGACCCCGACGTGGTCTGGCGCTCCGACGGCGGCGGCAAGGTCATCGCCGCCCGTCTGCCCGTCACCGGCCGGGAGAAGGTCGCCCACTTCATCGAACACGTGGTCCGGCGGGATCTCGTCGACCGCGTCCGGATCGTGGTCCGCGACATCAACGGCGCCCCGGGCGCGATCGCCGTCGACCGGGAGAGCGGAGTGCTGGCGACCTACGCCTTCACCGTCGACCAGGGCCGGATCACCAGCATCGACGCCGTTCTCAACCCGGACAAGCTCTCGCACATCGCCCCGGACGCCCTGCACTGA
- a CDS encoding serine/threonine-protein kinase encodes MPPLRNTGQSPEAERPEYAGQYRLEACLGTGGMGVVHLAASDSGLRLAVKVIHAEHASDPEFRARFRQEVAAARRVSGAFTASVVDADPDAERPWMATLFIEGPTLSEQVKRKPLDGVALRRLGAGLAEALRDIHRAGVVHRDLKPSNVLLAPDGPKVIDFGISRPSDSDLRTETGKLIGTPPFMAPEQFQRPREVGPPADVFALGSVLVHAATGRGPFDSDSPYIVAYQVVHDEPDLTGVPGELVPLLRRCLEKEPERRPSPYEVMVALRAAEPSSGYDTQAHIPAPRTPDPVERVPAEPGGDFGAAPWTGTGTEPAVTVPGPGRGRRRAAAGAGAAALVLALAVAGVLAVRGPGGGDGGERGGPSASPRAAERDFAGWSTVLRPGNGENRTPECTAAADVPGVFCAAPGLKATRLDSDTGKPSWSLPAGGGSTGGSDVAMPPVLAGGLLHVIAPDSGRLEALDPGSGAVRWDVPRSAYASVQYTGDLVVLTGRDGRARALDAAGGRERWSHRSGSVGTQWVGAQGDEAAGLPVLSWALSADGRSTRITAYDRDGGRWLWTERLTGNLRPAQLSGGVLHLLSTDRDQYTDAVVRLDVRNRTVRRLPLDAPVMQGQASVSGRTVLVSGSGTGSVVALDAESGEQRWRRETMASQLSRPVAAGNAVYVAAGDGRLLALDARSGKVTGQTRPRMDDGAHTYAPRLAAPVVMAGGRVFGTAPDGSVFGLDAGRAARW; translated from the coding sequence ATGCCGCCGCTGCGCAACACCGGACAGTCCCCCGAAGCGGAACGTCCCGAATATGCCGGGCAGTACCGCCTTGAGGCGTGCCTGGGCACCGGCGGGATGGGTGTGGTGCACCTGGCGGCCTCGGACTCGGGGCTGCGCCTCGCAGTCAAGGTCATCCATGCCGAGCACGCCTCGGACCCCGAGTTCAGAGCGCGTTTCCGGCAGGAGGTCGCGGCGGCGCGGCGGGTGAGCGGGGCGTTCACGGCATCGGTCGTCGACGCCGACCCGGATGCGGAGCGGCCCTGGATGGCGACCCTCTTCATCGAGGGGCCGACCCTGTCCGAGCAGGTGAAACGGAAGCCGCTGGACGGGGTCGCGCTACGGCGTCTGGGGGCCGGGCTCGCGGAGGCCCTGCGCGACATCCACCGGGCGGGGGTCGTCCACCGCGACCTCAAACCGAGCAATGTGCTGCTCGCGCCGGACGGCCCCAAGGTCATCGACTTCGGTATCTCGCGCCCCTCGGACAGCGATCTGCGGACCGAGACGGGGAAGCTGATCGGGACACCGCCGTTCATGGCGCCGGAGCAGTTCCAGCGGCCCCGGGAGGTCGGGCCCCCGGCCGATGTGTTCGCGCTGGGCTCGGTCCTCGTGCACGCGGCGACGGGCAGGGGCCCGTTCGACTCGGACAGCCCGTACATCGTGGCGTACCAGGTCGTCCATGACGAGCCGGATCTGACGGGGGTGCCGGGGGAACTCGTTCCGCTGCTGCGGCGCTGTCTGGAGAAGGAGCCGGAGCGGCGGCCGAGCCCGTACGAGGTGATGGTGGCGCTGCGGGCGGCCGAGCCCTCCTCCGGGTACGACACCCAGGCGCACATCCCGGCGCCGCGCACTCCCGATCCGGTGGAGCGGGTGCCCGCGGAGCCCGGCGGCGACTTCGGCGCGGCCCCCTGGACCGGCACCGGTACGGAGCCCGCCGTGACCGTGCCCGGCCCCGGTCGCGGGCGTCGGCGGGCGGCTGCGGGCGCGGGGGCGGCGGCCCTGGTGCTGGCGCTGGCCGTCGCGGGGGTGCTCGCCGTCCGCGGTCCGGGGGGCGGCGACGGCGGTGAACGGGGAGGGCCGAGCGCGTCCCCGCGGGCGGCGGAGCGGGACTTCGCGGGGTGGAGCACCGTACTGCGGCCGGGGAACGGCGAGAACCGGACACCGGAGTGCACGGCAGCGGCGGACGTCCCCGGGGTGTTCTGCGCCGCGCCGGGGCTGAAAGCCACCCGTCTGGATTCGGACACCGGAAAGCCGTCCTGGTCGCTCCCGGCCGGAGGCGGGTCCACCGGCGGGAGCGATGTGGCCATGCCCCCCGTGCTCGCGGGCGGGCTGCTGCACGTCATCGCGCCGGACAGCGGCAGGCTCGAAGCGCTGGACCCCGGGAGCGGGGCGGTCCGCTGGGACGTGCCCCGGTCCGCGTACGCCTCCGTCCAGTACACCGGCGATCTCGTGGTGCTGACCGGCCGGGACGGGCGGGCCCGCGCGCTCGACGCGGCGGGCGGGCGGGAGCGGTGGTCCCACCGGAGCGGTTCGGTCGGTACGCAGTGGGTGGGCGCGCAGGGTGACGAGGCGGCCGGGCTGCCGGTGCTGAGCTGGGCGCTGTCGGCGGACGGCCGCTCGACCCGGATCACCGCGTACGACCGGGACGGCGGGCGGTGGCTGTGGACCGAGCGGCTGACCGGGAATCTGCGCCCGGCGCAGCTCTCCGGGGGCGTGCTCCATCTGCTCTCCACGGACCGGGACCAGTACACGGACGCGGTGGTACGGCTCGATGTCCGTAACCGTACGGTGCGGAGGCTGCCGCTCGACGCGCCGGTGATGCAGGGACAGGCGTCGGTGTCGGGGCGGACCGTCCTCGTCAGCGGGTCCGGTACGGGTTCGGTCGTGGCGCTCGACGCGGAGAGCGGGGAGCAGCGGTGGCGGCGGGAGACGATGGCCTCCCAGCTCTCCCGGCCGGTGGCGGCGGGGAACGCGGTGTATGTGGCGGCCGGGGACGGCAGGCTGCTGGCGCTGGACGCGCGGAGCGGGAAGGTCACGGGGCAGACGCGGCCCCGGATGGACGACGGGGCGCACACCTACGCGCCCCGGCTGGCGGCTCCGGTGGTCATGGCAGGCGGCAGGGTCTTCGGGACCGCGCCGGACGGGTCGGTCTTCGGGCTGGACGCGGGGCGCGCCGCGCGCTGGTGA
- a CDS encoding SH3 domain-containing protein — translation MALEGVRPETVDLGVVGTLTEPLPKARSGKVYSVAPGYRVNVRSGPGTGFRIVRVLPYDATVQILCQKPGESVNGPYGTTSIWDCVANGEYVSDAYVKTGSDGYVAIRCS, via the coding sequence ATGGCACTTGAAGGAGTACGCCCGGAAACTGTTGATCTTGGCGTGGTTGGGACCCTCACCGAGCCGCTGCCGAAGGCCCGCTCGGGCAAGGTCTACTCGGTCGCCCCGGGGTACCGGGTGAACGTCCGCAGCGGCCCCGGGACCGGCTTCCGCATCGTCCGTGTCCTGCCCTACGACGCCACGGTGCAGATCCTCTGCCAGAAGCCCGGCGAGTCGGTCAACGGTCCCTACGGCACCACCTCCATCTGGGACTGCGTCGCCAACGGCGAATATGTGTCCGACGCGTATGTGAAGACCGGCAGCGACGGCTATGTCGCCATCCGCTGCTCCTGA
- the ilvD gene encoding dihydroxy-acid dehydratase: MPELRSRTVTHGRNMAGARALMRASGVPGADIGRKPIIAVANSFTEFVPGHTHLQPVGRIVSEAITAAGGIAREFNTIAVDDGIAMGHSGMLYSLPSRDLIADSVEYMVEAHCADALICISNCDKITPGMLMAALRLNIPTVFVSGGPMEAGQATLVDGTVRKLDLVNAIVDAVDESISDEDILRIEENACPTCGSCSGMFTANSMNCLTEAMGLSLPGNGSVLATHTARRALYENAGRTVVEITQRYYGNDDASVLPRSVATRGAFENAMALDIAMGGSTNTILHLLAAAQEAELDYDLSDIDAVSRRVPCLAKVAPNVAPGGTYYMEDIHRAGGIPAILGELYRAGLLDEDVHTVHSPSVKQWLETWDVRGGSPSDEAVELWHAAPGCKRSAEAFSQSERWESLDTDAAGGCIRDAAHAYSEDGGLAVLKGNLAVDGSVVKTAGVDESVWSFEGPAVVCESQEEAVDKILRKEVAPGDVVVIRYEGPRGGPGMQEMLYPTSFLKGRGLGKVCALVTDGRFSGGTSGLSIGHVSPEAASGGTIALVEDGDRIRIDITGRGIELLVPEAELAARREALGGVYAPKTRERKIPAALRAYAAMATSADRGAVRDVSKLTG, translated from the coding sequence ATGCCCGAGCTGAGGTCCCGCACAGTCACCCACGGCCGCAACATGGCGGGCGCCCGCGCCCTGATGCGCGCGTCCGGGGTACCGGGCGCGGACATCGGGCGCAAGCCGATCATCGCCGTGGCCAACTCGTTCACCGAGTTCGTCCCCGGCCACACCCACCTCCAGCCGGTCGGCCGGATCGTCTCCGAGGCCATCACCGCCGCCGGCGGCATCGCCCGCGAGTTCAACACCATCGCCGTCGACGACGGCATCGCCATGGGCCACAGCGGAATGCTCTACTCCCTGCCCTCCCGCGACCTGATCGCGGACAGCGTGGAGTACATGGTCGAGGCCCACTGCGCCGACGCCCTGATCTGCATCTCCAACTGCGACAAGATCACCCCGGGCATGCTGATGGCCGCCCTGCGGCTGAACATCCCCACCGTCTTCGTCTCCGGCGGTCCGATGGAGGCGGGCCAGGCCACCCTCGTCGATGGCACCGTCCGTAAGCTGGACCTGGTCAACGCCATCGTGGACGCCGTCGACGAGAGCATCTCGGACGAGGACATCCTCCGGATCGAGGAGAACGCCTGCCCGACCTGCGGCTCCTGCTCCGGCATGTTCACGGCCAACTCCATGAACTGCCTGACCGAGGCGATGGGCCTCTCCCTCCCCGGCAACGGCTCCGTCCTCGCCACCCACACCGCCCGCCGCGCCCTGTACGAGAACGCGGGCCGCACGGTCGTCGAGATCACCCAGCGGTACTACGGGAACGACGACGCGAGCGTGCTGCCCCGCTCCGTCGCCACCCGGGGCGCCTTCGAGAACGCCATGGCGCTGGACATCGCCATGGGCGGCTCCACCAACACCATCCTGCATCTGCTCGCCGCCGCCCAGGAGGCCGAGCTGGACTACGACCTCTCCGACATCGACGCCGTCTCGCGCCGCGTCCCCTGTCTGGCGAAGGTCGCGCCCAACGTCGCCCCCGGCGGCACCTACTACATGGAGGACATCCACCGGGCGGGCGGCATCCCCGCCATCCTCGGTGAGCTGTACCGCGCCGGACTGCTCGACGAGGACGTCCACACCGTCCACTCCCCGTCGGTCAAGCAGTGGCTGGAGACCTGGGACGTCCGCGGCGGCTCCCCCTCCGACGAGGCGGTCGAGCTGTGGCACGCGGCCCCCGGCTGCAAGCGCTCGGCGGAGGCGTTCTCGCAGTCGGAGCGGTGGGAGTCCCTGGACACCGACGCGGCGGGCGGCTGCATCCGCGACGCCGCGCACGCCTACAGCGAGGACGGGGGCCTCGCGGTCCTCAAGGGCAACCTCGCCGTCGACGGCTCCGTGGTGAAGACCGCCGGTGTCGACGAGTCGGTCTGGAGCTTCGAGGGCCCGGCCGTGGTCTGCGAGTCCCAGGAGGAGGCCGTCGACAAGATCCTCCGCAAGGAGGTCGCGCCCGGCGACGTCGTCGTCATCCGCTACGAGGGCCCGCGCGGCGGCCCCGGCATGCAGGAGATGCTCTACCCGACCTCCTTCCTCAAGGGCCGGGGCCTGGGCAAGGTGTGCGCCCTGGTCACGGACGGCCGCTTCTCCGGCGGTACGTCGGGCCTGTCCATCGGCCATGTCTCCCCGGAGGCCGCGTCCGGCGGCACCATCGCCCTCGTCGAGGACGGCGACCGCATCCGGATCGACATCACCGGCCGCGGCATCGAGCTGCTGGTGCCCGAGGCCGAGCTGGCCGCCCGCCGGGAGGCCCTGGGCGGCGTGTACGCCCCGAAGACCCGCGAACGCAAGATCCCGGCGGCGCTGCGCGCCTACGCGGCCATGGCCACCAGCGCGGACCGGGGCGCGGTCCGCGACGTCTCCAAGCTGACCGGCTGA
- a CDS encoding class I SAM-dependent methyltransferase → MAAAPPPHSAGAPHAPAPDIWQDTHRARSFDRATDQYDQARPGYPAALFDTVEELAGRPLGGADTVDVGAGTGIATRSLLARGARVVAVEPGAGMADRLRRTLPAVPLLRADGDALPLADASADLITYAQSWHWTDPERSLPEALRVLRPGGALAVWWNAADHSVPWIAGQSERLCAVFGDDAPGRARELPDTVPAVKRSIRWTRRVPLATHLDNIGSHSNFLTADPRTAADTLRRERDELLMVFPDGQVVEEYTVLLTVTRRPPATTGDPRTPAKR, encoded by the coding sequence ATGGCTGCCGCACCGCCTCCGCACTCCGCCGGCGCCCCGCACGCGCCCGCCCCGGACATCTGGCAGGACACCCACCGCGCCCGCTCCTTCGACCGGGCGACCGACCAGTACGACCAGGCCCGCCCCGGCTACCCCGCCGCGCTCTTCGACACGGTCGAGGAACTGGCCGGACGGCCGCTCGGGGGCGCCGACACCGTCGACGTCGGCGCGGGCACCGGCATCGCCACCCGGTCGCTGCTCGCCCGGGGCGCCCGGGTCGTCGCCGTCGAACCCGGCGCGGGCATGGCGGACCGCCTCCGGCGTACCCTGCCCGCCGTCCCCCTCCTCCGCGCGGACGGAGACGCCCTCCCGCTCGCCGACGCCTCCGCCGACCTGATCACCTACGCCCAGTCCTGGCACTGGACCGACCCCGAGCGCTCCCTCCCCGAGGCCCTGCGGGTCCTGCGCCCCGGCGGGGCGCTCGCCGTGTGGTGGAACGCCGCCGACCACAGCGTCCCCTGGATCGCCGGACAGTCGGAACGGCTGTGCGCGGTCTTCGGGGACGACGCCCCCGGCCGGGCCCGCGAACTGCCCGACACCGTGCCCGCGGTCAAACGCTCCATCCGCTGGACCCGCCGGGTCCCCCTCGCCACCCACCTCGACAACATCGGCAGCCACTCGAACTTCCTGACCGCGGACCCGCGTACCGCCGCCGACACCCTCCGGCGCGAACGGGACGAACTGCTCATGGTCTTCCCCGATGGACAGGTCGTCGAGGAGTACACGGTGCTGCTGACGGTCACCCGCCGCCCACCGGCCACGACCGGGGACCCCCGTACCCCGGCCAAGCGCTGA
- a CDS encoding RNA polymerase sigma factor, with the protein MTSSRLDRPTDTTGAHRTARRAPGRATPPSGRTPAHHEPHADGLFTYCLFTLRDHDAAISALGAALTVAERQSGRCPEREPARKAWLYALARWACRRDLAERRPDRAGAHTGRPPAPGPRPGTPADGDGRHRPGLAPLSWPEATGTSADQREALELAVRHGLGHREVAAVLGLDTIAARELLATAACEVERTRTALAVVADGDCASVARLAGDRRAPLTPALRTTLVRHVDDCPRCRRAAERAGARAPWPGQPRTPDTLPLVSAPPAAARPPIRHTRRARPAMPRFGPDGFPLDPRDHAARRDRLRARALTTTVVAAVVAAPLLALWASYRGTPLMGEGRGGTSVSARENGADAGENTDPQERYQKTGRADGAPAPGFTAGSRAPDSSVESAGGASAQPSRPLARAPGRLTVEARPHGDATLITLRAHGAAPVSWSMWTDASWLRLSRTSGVLPPGADVTVRVTAVAHREARQPAGPWRAKVGVEPSGTVLTVEGRGPRTPQTPRPRPTSATPTAAPTPAPSPTAPAPTEEPPSPTMPAEPSATTSP; encoded by the coding sequence GTGACAAGCAGCAGGCTTGACCGACCCACGGACACCACCGGCGCACACCGGACGGCCCGGCGCGCGCCGGGCCGGGCCACTCCGCCGTCCGGCCGAACGCCCGCCCACCACGAGCCGCACGCCGACGGACTGTTCACCTACTGCCTCTTCACTCTTCGCGATCACGACGCCGCCATCTCCGCGCTCGGCGCCGCGCTCACGGTCGCCGAGCGCCAGAGCGGCCGGTGCCCCGAGCGGGAGCCGGCCCGCAAGGCATGGCTGTACGCGCTGGCCCGGTGGGCCTGTCGGCGCGATCTCGCCGAGCGGCGCCCGGACCGCGCCGGGGCGCACACCGGCCGCCCCCCGGCCCCCGGCCCGCGCCCCGGGACCCCGGCGGACGGCGACGGGCGCCACCGCCCCGGGCTCGCCCCGCTGTCCTGGCCCGAGGCCACCGGTACGTCCGCCGACCAACGGGAGGCCCTGGAGCTGGCCGTTCGCCACGGTCTCGGCCACCGCGAGGTCGCCGCCGTCCTGGGTCTCGACACCATCGCCGCCCGGGAGCTGCTCGCCACGGCCGCCTGTGAGGTCGAGCGCACCCGGACCGCGCTCGCCGTGGTCGCGGACGGCGACTGCGCCTCCGTCGCCCGGCTCGCGGGCGACCGCCGCGCCCCGCTCACCCCGGCGCTCCGCACCACGCTCGTCCGCCATGTCGACGACTGCCCGCGCTGCCGCCGGGCCGCCGAGCGCGCCGGCGCCCGGGCGCCCTGGCCGGGCCAGCCCCGGACGCCGGACACCCTGCCGCTGGTGTCCGCGCCCCCGGCCGCCGCCCGGCCCCCGATACGCCACACCCGCCGGGCCCGCCCCGCGATGCCCCGCTTCGGTCCGGACGGCTTTCCGCTCGACCCCCGCGACCACGCGGCCCGCCGCGACCGGCTGCGGGCCCGCGCCCTGACCACCACGGTCGTGGCGGCGGTGGTGGCCGCCCCGCTGCTGGCGCTGTGGGCCTCGTACCGGGGCACGCCCCTCATGGGGGAGGGGCGCGGCGGCACCTCGGTCAGCGCGCGGGAGAACGGGGCGGACGCCGGGGAGAACACCGACCCGCAGGAGCGCTATCAGAAGACCGGGCGGGCCGACGGCGCGCCCGCACCCGGTTTCACGGCGGGGTCACGGGCCCCCGACTCCTCGGTGGAGTCCGCCGGGGGAGCGTCCGCGCAGCCCTCCCGCCCCTTGGCCCGGGCCCCCGGACGGCTCACGGTCGAGGCCCGGCCGCACGGCGACGCCACCCTGATCACCCTGCGGGCGCACGGCGCCGCCCCGGTCTCCTGGTCGATGTGGACGGACGCCTCCTGGCTGCGGCTGAGCCGCACCTCGGGGGTGCTCCCGCCGGGGGCGGACGTCACGGTCCGGGTGACGGCGGTCGCGCACCGCGAGGCCCGGCAGCCCGCCGGGCCCTGGCGGGCCAAGGTGGGTGTGGAGCCCTCCGGGACGGTGCTGACCGTCGAGGGACGCGGCCCGAGGACACCGCAGACCCCCCGGCCCCGGCCCACCTCCGCCACCCCGACGGCCGCGCCGACCCCGGCCCCCTCGCCCACGGCGCCCGCCCCGACGGAGGAGCCGCCGTCGCCGACGATGCCGGCGGAACCGTCGGCGACGACCTCGCCCTGA
- a CDS encoding Ppx/GppA phosphatase family protein yields the protein MRLGVLDVGSNTVHLLVVDAHPGARPLPAHSHKAELRLAELLDEDGAIGAGGVDRLVATVHRAVQAAEDQGCEQVLAFATSAVREASNADLVLARVRAETEVDLQVLTGAEEARLTFLAARRWFGWSAGKLLVLDIGGGSLEIAYGIDEEPDAAVSLPLGAGRLTASSLPGDPPSPEDVRALRRHVRAEIARTVGEFSRFGRPDHIVATSKTFKQLARITGAARDADGLHVQRVLSRRALQEWVPRLAEMTDAERAELPGVSSGRARQLLAGALVAEGAMDLFGAHELEICPWALREGVILRRLDHLPAELPAR from the coding sequence ATGAGACTCGGAGTCCTCGACGTCGGTTCGAACACGGTGCACCTGCTGGTGGTGGACGCGCACCCCGGCGCCCGCCCGCTGCCGGCCCATTCCCACAAGGCCGAGCTGCGCCTCGCCGAGCTGCTCGACGAGGACGGGGCCATCGGCGCCGGCGGTGTCGACCGGCTGGTCGCGACGGTTCACCGTGCCGTCCAGGCGGCCGAGGACCAGGGCTGCGAGCAGGTGCTCGCCTTCGCCACCTCCGCCGTGCGCGAGGCCAGCAACGCGGATCTGGTCCTGGCCCGGGTCCGGGCGGAGACCGAGGTGGACCTCCAGGTCCTCACCGGCGCGGAAGAGGCCCGCCTCACCTTCCTCGCGGCCCGCCGCTGGTTCGGCTGGTCCGCCGGAAAGCTGCTCGTCCTCGACATCGGCGGCGGCTCCCTGGAGATCGCGTACGGCATCGACGAGGAGCCCGACGCCGCCGTCTCGCTCCCCCTCGGGGCCGGGCGGCTCACCGCCTCCTCGCTCCCCGGCGACCCGCCGAGCCCCGAGGACGTCCGCGCGCTGCGCCGCCATGTCCGCGCCGAGATCGCCCGTACGGTCGGGGAGTTCAGCCGCTTCGGCCGCCCCGACCACATAGTGGCGACCTCCAAGACCTTCAAGCAGCTCGCCAGGATCACCGGTGCCGCCCGGGACGCCGACGGCCTCCACGTCCAGCGCGTCCTGAGCCGCCGGGCGCTCCAGGAGTGGGTGCCCCGGCTGGCGGAGATGACGGACGCCGAGCGTGCCGAGCTTCCCGGCGTCAGCAGCGGCCGGGCCCGTCAGCTCCTGGCGGGAGCCCTGGTGGCGGAGGGCGCGATGGACCTCTTCGGTGCCCATGAGCTGGAGATCTGCCCCTGGGCGCTGCGCGAGGGCGTGATCCTGCGCCGTCTCGACCACCTCCCGGCCGAGCTGCCCGCGCGATGA
- a CDS encoding sugar phosphate isomerase/epimerase family protein produces the protein MADPAARTPDVKVALSTASVYPESTATAFEIAARLGYDGVEVMVWTDPVSQDVEALRRLSDYHGVPVLAVHAPCLLITQRVWSTDPWVKLQRARAAAERLGASTVVVHPPFRWQRQYARDFVSGIWRMADETDVRFAVENMYPWRYREREMLAYAPEWDVTKDDYRHFTIDLSHTATSRSDTLAMLDRMGDRLGHVHLADGKGSAKDEHLVPGRGSQPCAEVLGRLTRTGFEGHVVIEVNTRRAESAAAREADLAEALAFARHHLGRSAPPPGAVGTPPPGAPAPAPAKTSGTGTGAAGEPEEPPARQARGARPL, from the coding sequence GTGGCAGATCCAGCGGCGCGTACCCCCGATGTGAAGGTCGCCCTGTCGACCGCCTCGGTCTATCCGGAGTCGACGGCGACGGCCTTCGAGATCGCCGCGCGCCTGGGGTACGACGGCGTCGAGGTCATGGTCTGGACCGACCCCGTCAGCCAGGACGTCGAGGCGCTGCGCCGGCTCTCGGACTACCACGGTGTACCGGTGCTCGCCGTCCACGCGCCCTGTCTGCTGATCACTCAGCGGGTCTGGTCCACGGACCCCTGGGTGAAGCTCCAGCGGGCCCGCGCGGCGGCCGAGCGGCTGGGCGCGTCGACCGTCGTCGTCCATCCGCCCTTCCGCTGGCAGCGGCAGTACGCCCGGGACTTCGTCAGCGGGATCTGGCGCATGGCGGACGAGACGGACGTCCGGTTCGCCGTCGAGAACATGTACCCGTGGCGCTACCGCGAGCGGGAGATGCTGGCGTACGCCCCCGAGTGGGACGTCACCAAGGACGACTACCGCCACTTCACCATCGACCTCTCGCACACCGCGACCTCCCGCAGCGACACCCTCGCGATGCTCGACCGCATGGGCGACCGGCTCGGCCATGTCCACCTCGCCGACGGCAAGGGGTCCGCCAAGGACGAGCACCTCGTACCGGGCCGGGGCAGCCAGCCCTGCGCGGAGGTGCTCGGCCGGCTGACGCGCACCGGCTTCGAGGGGCATGTGGTCATCGAGGTCAACACCCGCCGGGCCGAGTCCGCGGCCGCCCGCGAGGCCGACCTCGCCGAGGCGCTGGCCTTCGCCCGGCACCACCTGGGCCGCTCCGCCCCGCCGCCCGGAGCGGTCGGGACCCCGCCGCCCGGAGCACCGGCACCGGCACCGGCCAAGACATCGGGGACGGGGACGGGGGCGGCCGGGGAGCCCGAGGAGCCGCCCGCGCGACAGGCCCGCGGCGCGCGTCCGCTCTGA